One genomic region from Cydia amplana chromosome Z, ilCydAmpl1.1, whole genome shotgun sequence encodes:
- the LOC134661080 gene encoding protein PRRC2C-like isoform X2, which yields MSALSTPGGGGTSAQSKPTSGKQKYQKLDINSLYCTNKNESSEPSSVKSQLSRKHGMQSLGKVPSARRPPANLPSLKTETGQDPNTNAISTAATTAPAPATCTTQTTTVAPPSGAAAGAPGGWVPLPPPSAPYSRTEFPSLEAAAQPSHRSAEHAAPQPQLRPQTEGSWTCGGTAGVRPEGASPAPAAPVPNAAAQSPHYRAILPSFLDCTNSPLSPQLIKGSSGSGLGLGSLGALRDSRGGGGGGGAPRPAPRPPATPRAVEVLTARPILREEQISSLDDISRDAGWAQHDDIDYDQKLDFSDGESSMPSAGKGNHKNNHNRAAIDMDRVGDSKIQEVGDEEQLWAERRQKQSNEIAQAVARARQRKAEEQRRQMSDSGAPPPPTKDSRDREPDPRDKERTDNRDRERTDNRDRVDNRDKVNNEIRDTRDKERVDNRDRDRMDNRERFDNRDRDRERMDTRDRGENRDNRGRMDNRERQDGEKERADNRDRDRNDNRERTDRDRFDRERERTDNRDRERGERGDRDRGDRERDRDRDFRDRDYGRQHDQNNPAFSKTFQQNIPPRFLKQQQNRQQDEQHKGWAFSGKQAPRRQEPPSYNAPRHAPHNGRRSYSRDYSDREDEFRRDSKEGSGQHWRSEMQDYEKVGRELDRSNSKESYKDYGDHKDRRSESDRKSVERSTEQISKPSAADKLSEVFERKSIGITEAFSSDSSSHAPTTDVRNSPASNSQRESSERDFGKTSWAEASQEEHASFSSKSPAEKIGHSSENEQKPKDPVLKEEEPKRQSLPLSAGPPLQQTAAQTNMAPFSAQGQNKNHGIAVQNFSHNQPSQANSFTNVQPQTQPVTSLSHSQSFTDAQVSKTSNVSISKSLLEPLTNPHLQNSPTSDPMAMNVKPIFTPQKSEKELSESESICSKSSTDPAAPTVPKPNEAHSVESLHSGTDSQKRNVDDKRHERFTEAFNKIPSKEPIERKSSGSGSEKKGRGYGGGVGVYRGWGQRESRGRRSHRSSHSNNRASESDGSTDGTPNAERKERRRAPRSPRGMKKPDRIDDPNRPLHVDQPPHMDNMENREPFAPRGQPSRRGRGGFQGTTRPPAPAKRVTGYGPPNTKSPFSQANRAVKDMDEVKENAPLDDKGKPGNKPRTGSSLGRGRDRRPKGTGPGPLSGEDENWETTSEHSEGGGSSGRRRSVGGRMSSQALKGQGRNQASGNRQNNGRNSQPGKKDALVDNKTGDITEAMTDLKITVVKKEDEVADDGFQEVRNKKNSKDTRGPTVKEEIQNIAKQPRSHSNQGGGRNGSTTRNTNDKSNARGSAPVSGKTGPQYDRTRQANLAPRFVKQRQKQQMGLVTAFGPDTGAAPPPPAVNAWDKPISQTLRGNVEEPSEPIDNKSGTPSQRSTPGDAPAEIKPAPVGPAVAPSLATDKTGVLDGTTPPVETIIFENTNYKTAPPAEALKQKYQPSANTAKPQPQGEEMPTEVDARALSFNGDVRPPPRSIQELISDRPVNDGESTLGLPMSFDTTQKAEDSSDMKLDFAFDSDLGQLTEDKSAKSALGLPRGTHMSTSNTISPLAADLNLKIASVKKVWEMSAVAEGTEELQFAGFEEGNTETGAPPNVCKVKPTQQLQSPPPQHYNHMGYQGGYGGLSVPSPPAVLFNSSQQLLGSSQQLPQQGGLYGAFLDQSRGQFGGFPGTPYGAGSAAPYNYQPPPDMFQSLPNQYRMAAAAGGGAAFGQSGQLGNSPSTVLISSTSNSLMSASVKPSTQQIGAIGSKGGGVGGVGGVGGVNTYQQQYLGYSGPVGDASYSLQGLMPRPAPPASSYYSPYQPPAAPAPTYPLQFTQPAQSGAFSSQFLSNQLQVAAAVQQMQQQFRAPLQQQFAPPPAAAQQRPPPQQLKSPLHEHANGFAPLCEPASPTPQGKQAKPNVQKPPHSPPQHKYHAPPPHPPPAHTPHQHHPQHQQHQQHPQHPQHQQHPQHPQHQQHQQHQQQMGGGNNGRCGGGMPRGGLAAPRYPAPIQRPHAPAMPMYRAPPAPARPHHAPPRHNLYYHHHQRSQYPLQQLPYIYGGGVMERPPEGGSPAAAPEEADAPPAEAQPAEAKAE from the exons ATGTCTGCACTCTCGACGCCGGGCGGCGGAGGCACTTCGGCGCAGAGCAAGCCGACGTCCGGCAAGCAAAAGTATCAAAAGTTGGACATCAATAGCTTGTACTGTACCAACAAA AACGAGAGCTCTGAACCGTCATCTGTGAAATCTCAACTAAGCCGTAAACATGGAATGCAAAGTCTCGGAAAAGTACCCTCAGCCCGGCGTCCACCTGCCAACTTACCTTCTTTGAAAACTGAAACTGGACAAGATCCCAATACTAA CGCCATCTCTACTGCTGCCACAACTGCCCCTGCACCAGCAACATGCACTACTCAGACTACG ACTGTCGCGCCTCCCAGCGGTGCGGCTGCGGGCGCCCCCGGCGGCTGGGTGCCGCTGCCGCCGCCCTCGGCGCCGTACTCGCGCACAGAGTTCCCCTCGCTCGAGGCTGCTGCTCAGCCCTCGCACCGCTCCGCAGAACACGCGGCACCGCAGCCGCAACTCAGACCACAAA CGGAAGGCAGCTGGACGTGCGGTGGCACCGCCGGCGTGAGGCCCGAGGGCgcgtcgcccgcgcccgccgccccTGTGCCCAACGCGGCCGCACAGTCGCCCCACTACCGTGCCATTCTGCCCTCATTC TTGGATTGTACAAATTCTCCATTATCGCCGCAGCTGATAAAAGGTAGCAGCGGCAGCGGGCTAGGGTTGGGGTCACTGGGCGCGCTCCGCGACAgccgtggcggcggcggcggcggcggcgcgccgcggcccGCCCCTCGCCCGCCCGCTACGCCCCGCGCCGTCGAGGTGCTCACTGCGCGCCCCATCCTGCGCGAGGAGCAGATATCCTCGCTCGACGACATCTCGCGCGACGCCGGATGGGCGCAACATGATGACATCGATTATGA TCAAAAATTGGATTTTTCCGACGGAGAATCCTCGATGCCCTCCGCGGGTAAGGGGAACCACAAAAACAATCACAACAGAGCGGCTATTGATATGGATCGGGTAGGAGATTCTAAAATACAGGAAGTGGGTGACGAGGAACAATTGTGGGCGGAGCGGCGACAGAAGCAAAGCAACGAGATCGCTCAGGCGGTGGCGCGGGCGCGGCAGCGCAAAGCCGAGGAGCAGAGGCGGCAGATGTCCGACtcgggcgcgccgccgccgcctaccAAGGACAGCAGGGACCGCGAGCCCGACCCTAGGGACAAAGAAAGGACTGATAACCGAGACAGGGAGCGGACCGACAACAGGGACCGCGTCGACAATAGGGATAAAGTTAATAACGAAATTCGCGACACCCGGGACAAGGAGCGTGTCGATAACCGCGACAGAGATCGCATGGATAACAGAGAACGGTTCGACAACAGGGACCGAGACCGCGAGCGCATGGACACTCGCGATCGCGGAGAAAACCGAGACAACCGAGGTCGCATGGATAACAGAGAGCGCCAAGATGGCGAGAAGGAGAGAGCGGACAACCGCGACAGGGACCGCAACGATAATAGAGAGCGCACAGATCGCGATCGATTTGACCGGGAGCGAGAGCGCACAGACAACAGGGACCGGGAGCGCGGTGAACGTGGCGATCGCGACCGAGGGGACCGGGAAAGGGATCGCGACCGGGACTTCCGCGACAGAGACTACGGACGCCAACATGATCAGAACAATCCCGCGTTTTCCAAGACTTTCCAACAAAATATTCCGCCTCGATTCCTGAAACAACAGCAAAACAGACAGCAGGACGAGCAGCACAAGGGCTGGGCGTTCTCCGGTAAGCAGGCGCCGCGCCGCCAGGAGCCACCGTCCTACAACGCTCCCCGCCATGCGCCGCATAATGGCCGCCGTTCCTATTCCAG GGATTACTCGGACCGCGAAGATGAGTTTAGAAGGGACAGCAAAGAAGGATCTGGTCAACACTGGCGATCAGAAATGCAGGATTATGAGAAAGTGGGCCGTGAATTGGACAGATCCAACTCCAAGGAGTCCTATAAAGACTATGGCGATCATAAAGACAGGAGAAGCGAATCCGATCGGAAATCTGTGGAACGATCCACGGAACAAATCAGCAAGCCTTCCGCCGCTGACAAACTGTCAGAAGTTTTTGAACGAAAGAGCATTGGAATAACGGAAGCTTTTTCATCTGACTCGTCTTCCCACGCGCCTACCACTGATGTACGTAATTCGCCTGCGTCTAATTCTCAGCGCGAATCATCCGAGAGAGACTTTGGTAAAACTTCCTGGGCCGAGGCCTCGCAAGAAGAACACGCTAGCTTTTCGTCAAAATCTCCCGCTGagaaaattggacattccagtGAGAATGAACAGAAGCCTAAAGATCCTGTTCTTAAAGAGGAGGAACCCAAACGTCAGTCACTACCACTCAGCGCAGGACCTCCCCTACAACAGACAGCAGCTCAAACAAACATGGCTCCATTCTCCGCTCAAGGTCAAAACAAGAATCACGGTATTGCGGTACAAAACTTCTCTCATAATCAACCATCTCAAGCTAATTCTTTTACAAATGTTCAACCTCAAACCCAACCTGTCACCTCTCTAAGTCATTCTCAGTCCTTTACGGACGCCCAAGTGTCTAAGACTTCGAATGTGTCTATAAGTAAAAGTCTCCTAGAACCTCTAACCAACCCGCATTTACAAAATTCGCCTACATCTGATCCAATGGCGATGAACGTGAAACCAATATTTACGCCGCAAAAGTCGGAGAAGGAGCTCTCAGAATCTGAATCAATCTGTTCCAAGTCGAGTACGGATCCTGCAGCCCCCACGGTGCCCAAGCCTAACGAGGCACACTCCGTAGAATCTCTTCACAGCGGGACAGACTCTCAAAAGCGCAATGTTGATGACAAAAGACACGAAAGGTTTACTGAGGCGTTTAATAAAATTCCAAGTAAAGAACCTATTGAAAGGAAATCTAGTGGCTCCGGTTCAGAAAAGAAAGGAAGAGGGTACGGAGGTGGAGTCGGCGTGTACCGAGGCTGGGGACAGCGCGAGTCCCGCGGGAGACGCTCGCACCGCAGCTCGCACTCCAATAACCGAGCCAGCGAGTCGGACGGCTCCACTGACGGCACGCCCAACGCCGAGCGGAAggagcggcgccgcgcaccgcgcaGCCCGAGGGGCATGAAGAAACCTGACAGAATCGACGATCCTAATCGCCCTCTACATGTTGACCAACCTCCTCACATGGATAATATGGAAAATCGTGAGCCCTTTGCGCCTCGAGGCCAGCCTTCTCGACGGGGGCGAGGCGGCTTCCAGGGTACCACGCGGCCGCCAGCGCCCGCTAAAAGGGTCACTGGCTATGGGCCGCCGAATACCAAAAGTCCGTTTAGTCAGGCAAATCGCGCCGTTAAGGATATGGACGAAGTAAAAGAGAATGCGCCTCTGGACGACAAGGGGAAACCTGGCAACAAGCCTCGCACCGGCTCCTCTCTCGGCAGGGGCCGAGACCGCCGCCCGAAGGGAACCGGGCCGGGTCCGCTTAGTGGTGAAGATGAAAATTGGGAAACGACGTCTGAACATTCCGAAGGAGGAGGATCCAGCGGCCGTCGAAGATCCGTTGGCGGTCGAATGTCGAGCCAGGCCCTCAAAGGGCAAGGGCGCAACCAGGCATCCGGAAACCGCCAAAACAACGGCCGCAACTCACAGCCGGGCAAGAAAGATGCTCTAGTAGATAATAAAACTGGTGATATTACGGAGGCTATGACTGATCTTAAGATAACTGTTGTTAAGAAAGAAGATGAGGTCGCGGACGACGGTTTCCAGGAGGTGCGTAATAAGAAAAATTCAAAGGACACTAGAGGACCTACTGTAAAAGAAGAAATTCAGAACATTGCCAAACAGCCTAGATCTCACTCAAACCAGGGCGGTGGCCGAAATGGATCGACTACTAGGAATACTAACGATAAGTCTAACGCAAGAGGTTCCGCCCCCGTGTCTGGTAAGACCGGGCCGCAGTACGATCGAACGCGACAGGCTAACTTGGCACCGCGTTTTGTGAAGCAGAGACAGAAGCAGCAAATGGGCTTGGTGACCGCATTTGGACCAGACACGGGTGCGGCCCCTCCGCCGCCCGCAGTTAACGCTTGGGATAAGCCTATTTCGCAAACTCTGCGGGGTAATGTTGAAGAACCCTCCGAGCCGATCGATAACAAGTCTGGTACACCGAGTCAGCGTAGCACGCCAGGCGACGCTCCCGCCGAGATCAAGCCGGCGCCCGTGGGGCCTGCTGTCGCTCCGTCCCTCGCCACTGATAAGACTGGGGTTCTTGACGGGACCACGCCGCCTGTGGAAactattatatttgaaaatactaACTACAAGACTGCTCCACCCGCCGAGGCTCTCAAACAGAAATATCAACCTAGTGCAAATACTGCCAAGCCGCAACCGCAAGGCGAGGAAATGCCTACGGAAGTTGACGCCCGAGCGCTATCATTCAATGGGGACGTGAGACCGCCGCCGCGTTCTATTCAAGAATTAATATCAGATAGACCGGTGAATGACGGCGAGAGCACTCTGGGCTTGCCGATGTCGTTCGACACGACTCAGAAAGCCGAGGATTCGTCCGATATGAAATTAGATTTCGCTTTCGATTCGGATCTCGGTCAATTGACTGAGGATAAGTCGGCCAAATCTGCGCTAGGCTTGCCGCGTGGAACGCACATGAGCACTTCAAACACAATTTCGCCGTTGGCTGCGGATCTCAATTTAAAAATCGCCAGCGTCAAGAAAGTATGGGAGATGTCTGCGGTGGCCGAAGGGACTGAAGAACTGCAGTTTGCAGGTTTCGAGGAGGGCAATACGGAAACGGGTGCTCCCCCGAACGTGTGCAAGGTTAAACCGACGCAACAGCTGCAGTCCCCGCCCCCGCAGCACTACAACCACATGGGATACCAAGGAGGATACGGCGGGCTGTCGGTGCCGTCGCCGCCCGCGGTGCTGTTTAATTCGTCGCAGCAACTGCTGGGTTCGTCGCAGCAGCTGCCGCAGCAGGGCGGGCTGTACGGGGCCTTCCTCGACCAGAGCCGGGGCCAGTTCGGAGGCTTCCCCGGGACGCCGTACGGTGCCGGCTCCGCGGCACCTTACAACTATCAACCTCCGCCTGACATGTTCCAGAGCCTTCCTAATCAGTACCGCATG GCGGCAGcagcgggcggcggcgcggcgttcGGCCAGTCCGGCCAGCTCGGCAACAGCCCCAGCACGGTGCTCATCTCCAGCACTTCCAACTCGCTCATGTCTGCCTCCGTCAAGCCCTCTACGCAACAGATCGGCGCCATAG GTAGCAAAGGTGGCGGCGTCGGTGGCGTCGGCGGCGTGGGCGGAGTGAATACCTACCAGCAGCAATACTTAGGCTACTCCGGGCCGGTCGGCGACGCGTCGTACTCGCTGCAGGGCCTCATGCCGcggcccgcgccgcccgcgagCTCGTACTACTCGCCGTACCAGCcgcccgccgcgccggcgcccacGTACCCGCTGCAGTTCACGCAGCCCGCGCAGTCGGGGGCTTTCAGCTCACAGTTCTTGTCGAACCAACTGCAGGTCGCAGCAGCCGTCCAGCAGATGCAG CAACAGTTCCGCGCCCCGCTACAGCAACagttcgcgccgccgcccgcggccGCGCAGCAGCGCCCGCCGCCGCAGCAGCTCAAGAGCCCGCTTCACGAGCACGCCAACGGCTTCGCGCCGCTCTGCGAGCCCGCCTCGCCCACGCCGCAGGGCAAGCAAGCCAAGCCCAAC GTACAAAAGCCGCCGCACTCGCCGCCGCAGCACAAGTAtcacgcgccgccgccgcacccgCCGCCCGCGCACACGCCGCACCAGCACCACCCGCAGCACCAGCAGCACCAGCAACACCCGCAGCACCCGCAGCACCAACAGCACCCGCAGCACCCGCAGCACCAACAGCATCAGCAACATCAGCAGCAG ATGGGCGGTGGCAACAACGGGCGGTGCGGCGGCGGCATGCCGCGCGGCGGGCTGGCGGCACCGCGCTACCCCGCGCCCATCCAGCGGCCGCACGCGCCCGCTATGCCGATGTaccgcgcgccgcccgcgcccgcgcgcccGCACCACGCACCGCCGCGCCACAACCTCTACTACCACCACCACCAGCGCAGTCAGTATCCACTTCAACAACTACCATACATAT ATGGCGGCGGCGTGATGGAGCGGCCCCCGGAGGGCGGGTCGCCGGCCGCGGCGCCCGAGGAGGCGGACGCGCCGCCCGCGGAGGCGCAGCCCGCCGAGGCGAAGGCCGAGTGa